A part of Gossypium hirsutum isolate 1008001.06 chromosome A07, Gossypium_hirsutum_v2.1, whole genome shotgun sequence genomic DNA contains:
- the LOC121203730 gene encoding 60S ribosomal protein L14-2 has product MWQALVDALDMVRGQMNFKRLTLTDITIDIPRVPKNKWVDRSYREDVKNKWESSSWGRRLIVQKRRASLNDFDRFKLMLAKIKRSGVIKQELAKLKKENAS; this is encoded by the exons ATGTGGCAGGCACTTGTTGATGCCCTGGATATGGTAAGAGGCCAAATGAACTTCAAGAGGCTTACATTGACAGATATCACAATTGACATTCCACGTGTTCCCAAGAACAAATGGGTTGATCGAAGCTATAGAGAAG ATGTTAAGAACAAATGGGAAAGTAGCTCGTGGGGTAGAAGGTTGATTGTCCAGAAGAGAAGAGCATCTCTCAACGACTTTGATAGGTTCAAGCTTATGTTGGCTAAGATCAAG AGGTCTGGAGTCATCAAGCAAGAACTTGCTAAGCTGAAAAAGGAGAATGCATCTTGA